A window of Salvia splendens isolate huo1 chromosome 8, SspV2, whole genome shotgun sequence genomic DNA:
CACTTTAAACGGGCTGCTTTTCCCCTGTATATATacgcatttatatttttttccctGCAGCCCTTCTCCCCCAATTTCTGTTGTTCTCCCTTtcagttttcattttttttaatattatatttttcaatggCTTCACCCTCTCAAGCCAGTCTCCTCCTTCAGAAACAGCTCAAAGGTAATTTTCCCGAtgttaattttaattgttttcgCTATTTTCTGTCGGTGAATGggatttatcttttttttaggGTTTGTGTTAAATCCTGTGGGTTTTAATGATCTATGCTTTTCACTCGCAGATCTGTGCAAAAACCCTGTGGACGGATTTTCGGCCGGATTGTTGGATGAGACCAATCTATTTGAATGGAGTGTTACTATTATTGGGCCTCCTGATACTCTGTAGTGAGTATTTCGCCTTGTCATGTTCCCAATCTTGTGTAATTAGGGTTCTGTAATTGGGATTAGGTTTAATTGTATTGTATCGTTTTGATTTtagtatttttgtttttgtttgattCATCTTCTTGTGTTTTTTTGGGTTTCATGCTGAACTTGAATGATtttcttctatgttgtgtggaGTTCTGGTTGGCTTGATGATTATGCCATGCTTACACAATCTCAAATGACTTATGGCATCATATACTGATTATGGATTATTACATTGTTTATGCTCTGCACTTACGATTCATTGGGTTTTGTGGCAGTGGGAACCATTCATTTTATCTTTACCTGTTTGGAACACTGAATTTTGAGTGATCTAATTCAGGACTTTAGGTTCATGATAAATGTGTCGTGTACGTACAATGCATCCTACTTTGTTTTATTACCGAATATATTAATATCTCCACAAAGGTTTGAACTAGATGCACTTATAGAACTGAAGTGCAAAACATGTAAGTACACTTATTTGGTTTTGGCAAATTGGCGCTGGGGTACCATATGTTCTCTAGAAGTTAGAGTAAATATTTAACTTCATATGATACTATATTTGTCTTTTGATATGTATTATGGTTATATGCTAATAGACTTTGGTTAGCTTATGTTACAAGACTGTTTTAATGTAAGCTCCTTGTTGCTTAGAAATATATCTGGTTCTCATAATTAGAAATTATTTGCTTAGACAGGTTATTAGTTTTGTACTCATAGCTACTTGAGCGGAGATATTTTGTTGTAATACTCATAATTTGTCTAGTAAAGTTGATtaccaagttttaatgaaatTATATGTCATCATAAATGACTGTTCTATGTTTTCTAACATTTTATATGTTTGTCACTTGCGTAGAAACTTTAAAGCTAGTATTATGATTATGATTGTATGATTAAAGCAAAACTTATTCGGAGCTGTGCATTGGAAGTGAAAAGGTTTTACCTGTCTTACTAAAGAATCATGCCAAATATAGATAGCCCTTGTTATTTGAttcttaggccatccgcaacgccgTCTCTTAATCgtttcatctcttaactattcatggacctcactatacttttcactccatctcttaactaagaggcAGCAcctgcatccctccatctcttaaccatctcatcccttaactattcattcaatttcattttttttatttccaacaaattcaattactaaaaacacactttattaaataaaataaaaatataatttaaaatcctaaaaaaataaaaaaaacacataattaaaatctaaaaaaataaataaaaaagacataatttataatactagaaattaaaaattacacacttTAAAACTACTCCGCCGCCGAATCATACCCCGAAGGcagtggcggtgcactcaagctacctggaggcggaataccaatttgtctttcCAGATACTCAATTcaggcaagatgggcttgatattggaggggcgtcatgcgggaagtgtcccaTCGTGGCGaccaagtacatggacattaggttgttcgagcccgagcccgagcccgagcccgagcccgcctggcttgatttgCCTCGGCCCCTCCgacctctagccgccttcgccgccttggtcccttgcggccgacggcgcccactggaggagccccctgcatcggtggctgtgccctcaacctcctgtgaggcgttgcctgacccgccctcactagacgagtattgaccacccgccgtgtgcttcgtgcgtttcgagctcgagcccgtgctggactggacaccgccagcccacctttAAACGTCTTTGaccgcctcccaaacatcgacatgtttgaattctttgctgTTGTTGTCTttaaagactcgcaaagccgctctcagaatgtcggctccactggctctgCTTTGATAATGAGCCgtttcattcttgtagatcctgcaaaattttttgacatctctgtcgactcggtcaaaatgagtGCGAAGCGTCTTCATGGTGCGGCGGTGGGATccctttggcttgttctcgttgtaggcgtcggtgaccttttcccaaaaacacttgcggctttgttgattcccgacaatgggatcgtacgagacgctgacccaagcgttgaacagagtcatcgtgtctctgcggctgtatggatgacggcctacatcctcctcctcgacctcctcttcctccacggcgtcgaatgcgcgaccctcggagcttccaccgcctcgtcctcctttcGGAGTGGGTTCAGCCGgaaaatcctccctaatttgggataatccctacGATTGACCATACCTCGGGGCGGGGGGACGAGAGTATGCATTCACGtcaaaatagggtggttggtatgccgccggcgtcgacgaaccggaaccggaagcacccaaaacattgtacatgccccctaGTCACCAAACGTGTCCGCTGGAGCCaacagagtttccgtcgccggacattttgagatgaaaattggagaggtgagatgaaaattggagaggaaagagagacgatttgagaagaataaatgtgtgtttgtgtgtataatgagaaagaaagaggagtatttatagaataaaaaaagaaaaaaaatattatcattcagcggtaatattactgttttttattaattttttttattaaaatcaaatttaaaaaaaaatggtttattgcgtcagcatgacgatgcccactcttgggccggcgagtgggtgtcacgcctagcgccagcgcgcgccacgtggcgctgacgcgtggcgagctgtctcgTGAACCCACCCTACGGGATGAGACAGGGGACGAGACGGAGGGCTGCATCGAcgtctcgctgccgtctcgtctctccgagacgagaccgagacgggggcgagacgcgttgcggatgctcttaaactTCATATCTTTGGGAAGAAACTTGAAAGTTGGTATTATGATGATACGATTCAATCGATTGAAAACTTATTACAAGCTTTGCATTGGAATGGAAAATGTTTTACCTGTCTTTTATAAAGAATCATGGTAAGTGGAGATTTCCCTTGTTATATGATTCTTCAACTTCATATCTTTGTGATTTTGATTATTATTTCATTGAAAAAGGTTCAAAACTTTTCCCTATCCAGCTTGAATGATTTTATGAtttgtttggtttggtttgttgATAGACTTTAGGACTACATAATGGCCAAATGTTCCAAATGACAAGTCCTTGAGATTACATCTTAACATAGCAAGTATTTATAAGAATAGTCTATTTTGTTTCAAGGTATTAGTATATGTTTTTTAGTAGGGCACATCTATTAGTGCATAAGAAAAAATCCTCCCATAGCTTCTCATTTGATTTGCATTGCGTTGCATTTAATAAGTTTGATATTGGAAATTTTTCACTTATGTTCGAGCTTGATTCTTACGGGTTGAAACTCATGATGCAGCGAAGGAGGTTTCTTCAATGCTATAATGAGCTTCCCATCAGATTACCCGAACAGTCCTCCTACAGTAAGATTTACCTCAGAAGTCTGGCATCCCAATGGTAAGTACTCTTGTACATATATGATGCTTACCTTGCCTGGTAGGTTCAGCTGTAAACTTTACATTGGtttgatttttgaaaaatgCGACGTGCAGTATATGCTGATGGAAAGGTTTGCATTTCGATTCTTCACCCTCCTGGGGATGATCCAAACGGCTATGAGCTTGCTAGTGAACGATGGTCACCTGTCCACACGGTATGGTCAGCAAGAATCTTGCTTTGTCATATTTATGTTATCAGAAGTGATTCTGGATCAAACATCTGTCTGAATAAACATTGCATACACTGATGGCACTCTATTAAATGTCTTAAACCCTGTAGATCTCAATTCTTCTACTTTAGCCATAAACAATTGGAGTGGAAAACTAAGAGATGAGTATGTAGTGAAATTTTAGTTAAATATATATGTGCTCAGAGTTTTTTGGTTGTCCTGTGTTGTGAATAACCATTAAACCTTTCTTCGAGATCGTGAGTGGTTTTAGTTTCTAAGGTTCAGAAACTGAGTTTCTATAGCTTAATCTGCTAGTCTGAAATGATTTCTTTTAGGTTAAGTTTCTTATGTAAATAATTTCTGATCTCTAGAATGTAAAGGGTCTAGTACTTTAGGATCTTTAGTTGAGTTTCTTATGTAAATAATTTCTGATCCGCCAAGTAAGAGCCTCACTCTGACTAGgctcgggttttaagaaatgtaatggaaagtagGTGGAAAATATTAGTGGAAGGTGGGTCTTCCATGAAAAATATTCCCATTTGCAtacgacatgagttttaatgagaaattggtaaagtaagagaaagtatccatttttagaaatgagactatttgtCGTGGACACcccaaaatggcaaaaatgaaattatttttcgtggatgtagggagtattaattttataataaaatatgtgtaagataaaattagtggaatgcggggtccattaccaaaagtagtaaagacaatattcacggacggacaaaaatggcaAATTGGAACAATTAATGGCGGACAGAGGAGGTATTTGATCATTGGTCTTCATCACCTACATTTTGGGAGTTTGATTTATGGAGAACTTTGACGTGGTAAATGAAAGGTATTGGTTTGGCAAATAGCGATAAATTCTTGTGTGGATTATAATTTGGCTATGCTTTTTTGCATTGCTTAGATTGCAGTTCCAATGAGTAAAAGAACTTAGTGTAGGTTTTGTCCCTTCAATTAAGAACATTATGATTTTCTTTGAATCTGAATGCTTTTTGTAAATCACAATTTCTATGAAGTATTCTTCTGTAACATTATCACTATGTCTATCAGCTGTTCATGCAATTCCTGTGTCAAACATAAGTTCATCCAAAGTTTTTATTTTCAGGTGGAGAGTATAGTTCTTAGCATCATATCGATGCTTTCAAGCCCTAATGATGAGTCTCCTGCTAATGTTGAAGCTGCTGTAAGTGAAGATGCTAGATTTTGCTAATTTTCGTGGTTATTCAATTTTCCTGAACAAACcgatctctccctctctctcgcgcacacacacactcaTTTTACTTGCAA
This region includes:
- the LOC121743479 gene encoding ubiquitin-conjugating enzyme E2 7-like, which encodes MASPSQASLLLQKQLKDLCKNPVDGFSAGLLDETNLFEWSVTIIGPPDTLYEGGFFNAIMSFPSDYPNSPPTVRFTSEVWHPNVYADGKVCISILHPPGDDPNGYELASERWSPVHTVESIVLSIISMLSSPNDESPANVEAAKEWRDRRDDFKKKVSRCVRRSQEML